The Falco naumanni isolate bFalNau1 chromosome 14, bFalNau1.pat, whole genome shotgun sequence genome includes a window with the following:
- the TAF7L gene encoding transcription initiation factor TFIID subunit 7-like codes for MSKSKDDAPHELESQFVLRLPPEYASTVRRAVQSGNVNLKDRLTIELHADGRHGIVRVDRVPLAAKLVDLPCIIESLKTIDKKTFYKTADICQMLVCTVDGDLYPPLEEQTVSTDPKANKKKDKDREKKFIWNHGITLPLKNVRKRRFRKTAKKKYIESPDVEKEVKRLLSTDAEAVSVRWEVIAEDETKEVDNHGSLTSLDISSPGMAGHKQGHGSSEHDELREIFNDISSSSEDEDERDHHDDEDLNIMDTEEDLERQLQDKLNESDGQQQENEGSNQIVTGIQKQIDNLKSKLQETQDRRKRQEDLIMKVENLALKTRLQAVLDEFKQQEEREKQQMMSLQEQLESLMEK; via the exons ATGAGTAAGAGCAAGGACGATGCTCCGCATGAGCTGGAGAGCCAGTTCGTGCTGCGGCTGCCGCCG GAATATGCCTCCACTGTGCGGCGGGCAGTACAGTCCGGGAATGTCAACTTGAAGGACAGGCTTACCATTGAGCTACACG CGGATGGGCGCCATGGGATTGTCCGTGTAGACCGGGTGCCGCTGGCAGCCAAGCTGGTGGATCTGCCCTGCATCATTGAGAGCTTAAAAACCATTGACAAGAAAACCTTCTATAAAACAGCGGATATTTGCCAG ATGCTGGTTTGCACCGTGGATGGTGATCTCTATCCGCCTTTGGAAGAGCAAACTGTGAGCACTGACCCCAAGGCAAACAAGAAGAaggacaaggacagggagaagAAGTTCATCTGGAACCATGGCA TCACTCTTCCCCTGAAAAACGTACGGAAGAGACGGTTCCGGAAGACAGCTAAGAAAAAG TATATTGAGTCTCCTGATGTGGAAAAAGAGGTGAAGCGTCTCCTGAGTACAGATGCTGAAGCTGTCAGTGTTC GCTGGGAAGTCATTGCTgaagatgaaacaaaagaagtaGACAACCATGGTTCTCTCACCAGCCTGGACATTTCCTCCCCAGGGATGGCGGGACATAAGCAAGGCCATGGCTCCTCAG AACATGACGAACTGCGGGAGATATTTAATGacatcagcagcagcagcgaagATGAAGATGAGAGGGATCATCATGATGACGAAGACCTGAACATCATGGACACTGAGGAGGACTtggagaggcagctgcaggacaAGTTGAATGAGTCTGATGGGCAGCAACAGGAGAATGAAGGGTCCAACCAGATAG TCACGGGGATCCAGAAACAGATTGACAACCTGAAAAGTAAACTCCAGGAGACCCAGGACAGGAGGAAGCGTCAGGAAGATCTCATCATGAAAGTGGAGAACCTAGCCCTCAAG ACCCGTCTCCAAGCTGTGCTGGATGAGTTCAAGCAGCAGGAAGAGCgagagaagcagcag ATGATgtccctgcaggagcagctggagtcCCTCATGGAGAAATGA
- the LOC121097251 gene encoding golgin subfamily A member 6-like protein 22 isoform X1, which produces MEETYLLNVEGVKKKILHGGQGELPKLQDGSKITFHFQTLKDDFERTVIDDSREAGIPMEIIVGKMFKLEIWETLLSSMRAGEVAEFWCDTIHTGMYALVSRGMRRIAEGRDPLEGQKHRCGMGNMFDYHSTGYDDLDELQRTPQPLIFIMELFRVEEPSAYKRDTWAMSKEEKLMAVPVLHKEGNRLVLLKEFGQAAAKYQEAVICLRNLQAKEKPWEDGWLKLENLVTPLVLNYCQCQLELGEYYEVLEHTTELLQKHNDNAKAYFKRAKAHAAVWNEREAREDFLRVAHLDPSMAAAVKKELKQLGERMRKKHVEDRKRYQGLFQGPRASKGQENGKVGGEVMLQEEAPQGEVGVLETPGQGEQGAETKEAKQPWANQGTPRAGSEGAVPGGEAAQGQPAGMELGARDGLGRGEEANLGTCGTKPESWGAEEEDEKKKEGEERQKVEDEEKEERQDKEKVEAVEEEEEEKVEDEEKEEREDEEKVEEVEKEEKEEKVEEVEKEEQEEKVEDEEKEAREDEIIEEKVEEDKEEESPAAEVQKEEEEEVEDEEEEEREDENAEEEKVGEDEVEKSPATEGERLAVGQCGAAAGTGAAGLGWGLEWGASGAEGAGTGSTAGAEGQEHPPAPLQPGKAVMHPRGNAARAELEATTLGHSQP; this is translated from the exons atGGAGGAAACCTACCTGCTGAATGTGGAAGGGGTCAAGAAGAAGATTCTGCATGGAGGCCAGGGGGAACTGCCGAAGCTGCAGGATGGGAGCAAG ATCACCTTCCACTTCCAGACGCTGAAGGATGACTTTGAGCGAACAGTGATCGACGACAGCCGGGAAGCTGGCATCCCCATGGAGATCATCGTGGGCAAGATGTTCAAGCTGGAGATCTGGGAGACGCTGCTCAGCTCCATGAGAGCCGGGGAGGTGGCCGAGTTCTGGTGTGACACCATC CACACAGGGATGTATGCCCTGGTGTCCAGGGGCATGCGGAGGATTGCGGAGGGCCGGGACCCTCTGGAAGGGCAGAAGCACCGCTGCGGCATGGGCAACATGTTTGACTACCACAGCACAGGCTATGATGACCTGGATGAGCTGCAGCGGACACCGCAGCCCCTCATCTTCATCATGGAGTTGTTCCGG GTGGAGGAGCCCTCAGCATACAAGCGTGACACTTGGGCCATgagcaaggaggaaaagctgATGGCAGTGCCTGTGCTGCACAAAGAGGGCAACCGCCTTGTCCTCCTCAAGGAGtttgggcaggcagcagcaaagtaCCAGGAGGCTGTCATCTGCCTGAGGAACCTCCAGGCCAAG GAGAAGCCTTGGGAGGATGGATGGCTGAAGCTGGAGAACCTAGTCACGCCACTGGTGCTCAACTACTGCCAGTGCCAGCTAGAGCTGGGCGAGTACTACGAGGTGCTGGAACACACGACAGAGCTTCTCCAGAAACACAATG ACAATGCCAAGGCCTATTTCAAGCGGGCGAAGGCCCACGCTGCTGTCTGGAATGAGCGGGAGGCACGGGAGGACTTCCTGCGGGTGGCTCACCTTGACCCTTCCATGGCAGCCGCCGTGAAGAAGGAGCTGAAGCAGCTCGGGgagaggatgaggaagaagCATGTGGAGGATCGGAAGCGCTACCAGGGGCTTTTCCAGGGGCCACGGGCCAGCAAAGGGCAGGAGAATGGGAAGGTGGGTGGTGAGgtgatgctgcaggaagaagcaCCCCAGGGTGAGGTTGGGGTCCTGGAGacccctgggcagggggagcagggtgctgagaccaaagaagcaaaacagcCATGGGCAAACCAAGGAACCCCTAGGGCCGGGAGTGAAGGTGCAGTgccaggaggagaagcagcccAGGGACAGCCTGCGGGGATGGAGTTGGGAGCAAGGGATGGGCTAGGACGAGGGGAAGAAGCAAACCTGGGCACCTGTGGGACAAAGCCAgagagctggggagcagaggaagaagatgagaaaaagaaagagggggaagagaggcagaaggtggaggatgaagaaaaagaggagaggcAGGACAAAGAAAAGGTAGAGGCggtggaagaggaagaagaggagaaggtggaggatgaagaaaaagaggagagggaggatgaggagaaggTAGAAGaggtggagaaggaggaaaaagaggagaaggTAGAAGAGGTGGAGAAGGAGGAACAAGAGGAGAAGGtagaggatgaagaaaaagaggCGAGGGAGGATGAAATCATAGAGGAGAAAGTGGAGGAGGACAAAGAGGAagagagcccagcagcagaggtgcagaaggaggaagaagaggaggtggaggatgaagaagaagaggagagggaggatgagaatgcagaggaggagaaagtggGGGAAGATGAAGTGGAAAAGAGCCCAGCCACAGAGGGGGAGAGGCTGGCTGTAGGGCAgtgtggggcagcagcagggacaggggcagCAGGACTTGGGTGGGGGCTGGAGTGGGGAGCcagtggggcagagggagctggcacagggagcacggctggggcagagggacaggagcacccccctgccccattgCAGCCAGGGAAAGCGGTGATGCACCCCCGGGGCAATGCGGCGAGAGCAGAGCTTGAGGCCACGACCctggggcacagccagccctga
- the LOC121097251 gene encoding golgin subfamily A member 6-like protein 22 isoform X2, whose translation MEETYLLNVEGVKKKILHGGQGELPKLQDGSKTLKDDFERTVIDDSREAGIPMEIIVGKMFKLEIWETLLSSMRAGEVAEFWCDTIHTGMYALVSRGMRRIAEGRDPLEGQKHRCGMGNMFDYHSTGYDDLDELQRTPQPLIFIMELFRVEEPSAYKRDTWAMSKEEKLMAVPVLHKEGNRLVLLKEFGQAAAKYQEAVICLRNLQAKEKPWEDGWLKLENLVTPLVLNYCQCQLELGEYYEVLEHTTELLQKHNDNAKAYFKRAKAHAAVWNEREAREDFLRVAHLDPSMAAAVKKELKQLGERMRKKHVEDRKRYQGLFQGPRASKGQENGKVGGEVMLQEEAPQGEVGVLETPGQGEQGAETKEAKQPWANQGTPRAGSEGAVPGGEAAQGQPAGMELGARDGLGRGEEANLGTCGTKPESWGAEEEDEKKKEGEERQKVEDEEKEERQDKEKVEAVEEEEEEKVEDEEKEEREDEEKVEEVEKEEKEEKVEEVEKEEQEEKVEDEEKEAREDEIIEEKVEEDKEEESPAAEVQKEEEEEVEDEEEEEREDENAEEEKVGEDEVEKSPATEGERLAVGQCGAAAGTGAAGLGWGLEWGASGAEGAGTGSTAGAEGQEHPPAPLQPGKAVMHPRGNAARAELEATTLGHSQP comes from the exons atGGAGGAAACCTACCTGCTGAATGTGGAAGGGGTCAAGAAGAAGATTCTGCATGGAGGCCAGGGGGAACTGCCGAAGCTGCAGGATGGGAGCAAG ACGCTGAAGGATGACTTTGAGCGAACAGTGATCGACGACAGCCGGGAAGCTGGCATCCCCATGGAGATCATCGTGGGCAAGATGTTCAAGCTGGAGATCTGGGAGACGCTGCTCAGCTCCATGAGAGCCGGGGAGGTGGCCGAGTTCTGGTGTGACACCATC CACACAGGGATGTATGCCCTGGTGTCCAGGGGCATGCGGAGGATTGCGGAGGGCCGGGACCCTCTGGAAGGGCAGAAGCACCGCTGCGGCATGGGCAACATGTTTGACTACCACAGCACAGGCTATGATGACCTGGATGAGCTGCAGCGGACACCGCAGCCCCTCATCTTCATCATGGAGTTGTTCCGG GTGGAGGAGCCCTCAGCATACAAGCGTGACACTTGGGCCATgagcaaggaggaaaagctgATGGCAGTGCCTGTGCTGCACAAAGAGGGCAACCGCCTTGTCCTCCTCAAGGAGtttgggcaggcagcagcaaagtaCCAGGAGGCTGTCATCTGCCTGAGGAACCTCCAGGCCAAG GAGAAGCCTTGGGAGGATGGATGGCTGAAGCTGGAGAACCTAGTCACGCCACTGGTGCTCAACTACTGCCAGTGCCAGCTAGAGCTGGGCGAGTACTACGAGGTGCTGGAACACACGACAGAGCTTCTCCAGAAACACAATG ACAATGCCAAGGCCTATTTCAAGCGGGCGAAGGCCCACGCTGCTGTCTGGAATGAGCGGGAGGCACGGGAGGACTTCCTGCGGGTGGCTCACCTTGACCCTTCCATGGCAGCCGCCGTGAAGAAGGAGCTGAAGCAGCTCGGGgagaggatgaggaagaagCATGTGGAGGATCGGAAGCGCTACCAGGGGCTTTTCCAGGGGCCACGGGCCAGCAAAGGGCAGGAGAATGGGAAGGTGGGTGGTGAGgtgatgctgcaggaagaagcaCCCCAGGGTGAGGTTGGGGTCCTGGAGacccctgggcagggggagcagggtgctgagaccaaagaagcaaaacagcCATGGGCAAACCAAGGAACCCCTAGGGCCGGGAGTGAAGGTGCAGTgccaggaggagaagcagcccAGGGACAGCCTGCGGGGATGGAGTTGGGAGCAAGGGATGGGCTAGGACGAGGGGAAGAAGCAAACCTGGGCACCTGTGGGACAAAGCCAgagagctggggagcagaggaagaagatgagaaaaagaaagagggggaagagaggcagaaggtggaggatgaagaaaaagaggagaggcAGGACAAAGAAAAGGTAGAGGCggtggaagaggaagaagaggagaaggtggaggatgaagaaaaagaggagagggaggatgaggagaaggTAGAAGaggtggagaaggaggaaaaagaggagaaggTAGAAGAGGTGGAGAAGGAGGAACAAGAGGAGAAGGtagaggatgaagaaaaagaggCGAGGGAGGATGAAATCATAGAGGAGAAAGTGGAGGAGGACAAAGAGGAagagagcccagcagcagaggtgcagaaggaggaagaagaggaggtggaggatgaagaagaagaggagagggaggatgagaatgcagaggaggagaaagtggGGGAAGATGAAGTGGAAAAGAGCCCAGCCACAGAGGGGGAGAGGCTGGCTGTAGGGCAgtgtggggcagcagcagggacaggggcagCAGGACTTGGGTGGGGGCTGGAGTGGGGAGCcagtggggcagagggagctggcacagggagcacggctggggcagagggacaggagcacccccctgccccattgCAGCCAGGGAAAGCGGTGATGCACCCCCGGGGCAATGCGGCGAGAGCAGAGCTTGAGGCCACGACCctggggcacagccagccctga